A genome region from Geminicoccus roseus DSM 18922 includes the following:
- a CDS encoding ester cyclase: MCLSEAGLAETYRNYIACLNRQDWANLGRFVHEHACHNGRSLGLAGYREMLEKDFQEIPDLHFKIQFLVCEPPRLASRLAFDCTPKGDFLGIPVHGRRVSFTENVFYEFSAGKIVQVWSIIDKAAIEAQL, translated from the coding sequence ATGTGCCTGAGTGAGGCCGGGCTGGCCGAGACCTACCGAAACTACATTGCCTGCCTGAACAGACAGGATTGGGCGAACCTGGGCCGGTTCGTCCATGAGCATGCCTGCCACAACGGCCGGAGCCTCGGGCTCGCGGGCTATCGCGAGATGCTGGAGAAAGACTTCCAGGAGATCCCGGACCTCCACTTCAAGATCCAGTTCCTGGTCTGCGAGCCGCCCAGGCTTGCCAGCCGCCTGGCCTTCGACTGCACCCCGAAGGGGGACTTCCTGGGTATCCCCGTGCATGGCCGGAGGGTCTCCTTCACCGAGAACGTCTTCTACGAGTTCTCGGCAGGGAAGATCGTGCAGGTATGGTCGATCATCGACAAGGCAGCCATCGAGGCGCAGCTCTAG
- a CDS encoding glucosamine inositolphosphorylceramide transferase family protein gives MAGRVLRETWEEQWRVGILEQSASELVSRPEASRIQWLPPRRHGYHADPFGQPGDDGLILAEAYDYSERLGYLVAIDRDGRERTVLREPFHLSFPQIIEHQGQRWLLPEAKAAGLVRLYRPDPWPERFVPGPVLIEELAAADPTLYRDEQGFWLFAGDGAGQDETTLVLYHAPDLLGPWRPHPMNPIKVDLGSARPAGPLFQTGGRLWRPAQDCRDTYGGAIVLNEVLTLSPDLYAERPGPLLRPDPAGPCPHGLHTLTPFGDGFLVDGKREFRSMRRLAAGLRSLARG, from the coding sequence ATGGCGGGTCGAGTCCTGCGCGAGACCTGGGAGGAGCAGTGGCGGGTCGGCATCCTCGAGCAGAGCGCCAGCGAGCTGGTGTCGAGGCCTGAGGCCAGCCGGATCCAGTGGCTTCCGCCGCGTCGCCATGGTTACCATGCCGACCCATTCGGACAGCCCGGCGACGATGGGCTGATCCTGGCCGAGGCCTATGACTACAGCGAGCGGCTGGGCTATCTGGTCGCGATCGACCGGGATGGGCGCGAGCGGACGGTCCTGCGCGAGCCGTTTCATCTGTCGTTCCCGCAGATCATCGAACACCAGGGCCAGCGCTGGCTGCTGCCCGAGGCCAAGGCCGCGGGGCTGGTGCGGTTGTACCGCCCGGACCCCTGGCCGGAGCGCTTCGTGCCGGGTCCCGTGCTCATCGAGGAATTGGCAGCGGCAGATCCGACCCTGTACCGCGACGAGCAGGGCTTCTGGCTGTTCGCCGGGGACGGGGCGGGGCAGGACGAGACCACCTTGGTCCTTTACCATGCACCAGACCTTCTGGGTCCCTGGCGCCCGCACCCCATGAACCCGATCAAGGTCGACCTGGGTTCAGCCCGGCCGGCGGGGCCGCTTTTCCAGACCGGAGGGCGGCTTTGGAGGCCTGCCCAGGACTGTCGCGACACCTATGGCGGAGCCATCGTCCTGAACGAGGTCCTGACGCTTTCGCCGGACCTGTATGCGGAACGCCCGGGGCCGCTTCTGCGGCCCGATCCCGCCGGCCCCTGCCCGCATGGGCTGCACACGCTCACCCCGTTTGGCGACGGCTTCCTGGTCGACGGCAAGCGCGAGTTCCGCTCGATGCGCCGCCTGGCGGCCGGCCTGCGATCCCTCGCCCGTGGCTGA
- the kduI gene encoding 5-dehydro-4-deoxy-D-glucuronate isomerase, with the protein MTIDTRQAVHPDAVRSMDTATLRRHFLIETLFSPDRIHLTLSHLDRVVIGGIVPVTRTLALEAEPSFKAACFLERRELGVINLGGPGVVRTDGVEHALAKREAVYVAMGTQQVSFRSDDPDRPARFYLVSAPAHARFETVRLPLDKAKTVSLGEPAKANVRTIYQLIHPEVVQTCQLVMGTTVLESGSIWNTMPCHVHDRRMEAYCYYDLPEDARVFHFMGEPDQTRHMVVADGQALLSPGWSIHSGVGTQSYAFVWAMAGENQTFTDMDHVAMADLR; encoded by the coding sequence TTGACGATTGACACCCGGCAGGCCGTCCATCCCGATGCCGTCCGCAGCATGGACACTGCGACCCTGCGCCGCCACTTTTTGATCGAGACGCTGTTCTCGCCGGACCGGATCCACCTCACGCTGAGCCATCTCGACCGGGTGGTGATCGGCGGGATCGTGCCGGTGACGCGGACCCTGGCGCTGGAAGCGGAGCCATCGTTCAAGGCGGCCTGCTTCCTGGAGCGGCGCGAGCTCGGCGTGATCAATCTGGGCGGGCCGGGCGTGGTGCGCACCGACGGCGTCGAGCATGCGCTCGCCAAGCGCGAGGCGGTATATGTCGCCATGGGCACCCAGCAGGTCAGCTTCCGCTCGGACGATCCGGACCGACCGGCCCGCTTCTATCTGGTCAGCGCCCCGGCCCACGCCCGGTTCGAGACGGTGCGGCTGCCGCTGGACAAGGCCAAGACCGTCTCCCTGGGAGAGCCCGCCAAGGCCAACGTCCGCACGATCTATCAGCTGATCCACCCCGAGGTCGTGCAGACCTGCCAGCTGGTCATGGGCACGACCGTTCTGGAAAGCGGCTCGATCTGGAACACCATGCCCTGCCATGTCCATGACCGCCGCATGGAGGCCTACTGCTACTACGACCTGCCCGAGGACGCGCGGGTCTTCCACTTCATGGGCGAGCCGGACCAGACCAGGCACATGGTGGTCGCCGACGGGCAGGCGCTCCTTTCGCCCGGCTGGTCGATCCATTCCGGCGTCGGTACCCAGTCCTATGCCTTCGTCTGGGCCATGGCCGGAGAGAACCAGACCTTCACCGACATGGACCATGTCGCCATGGCGGACCTGCGCTGA
- a CDS encoding sulfotransferase family protein, which produces MSEVERVFADVAPIFVVGAPRSGTTLFQRILDAHPRIGVADEIIYFDIIVNVRSEVPDLKAAGAIDALFERLPKMDHFHNWNGLDEVLAVVRKELIEDPDPTYPLFFVKLMQVYARMRGKVRFGDKTPWNVRHLDQILTMFPDARIIHLVRDPRANVASRVELPRTSKDVVTAAVKWRIDVEAAHRFARSDKAHAENYLELRYEDLVTDPEPWVRKVCKVVGEDYDPAMLNYHQTRDVMFKDQPYKEGVFMPVNTASIDAYRKRLKPAQIRLIEAMTRSSMKRLGYQALPGSEGGYPGMPLQLAREVVAWRRFKTEERQRIAAEPNVRFRSGNTSLYGQLLRQALGRGSKG; this is translated from the coding sequence ATGTCCGAGGTCGAGCGCGTGTTCGCCGACGTGGCGCCCATCTTCGTCGTCGGCGCGCCCAGGTCTGGAACGACCTTGTTCCAGCGCATCCTGGATGCGCATCCGAGGATCGGTGTCGCCGACGAGATCATCTATTTCGACATCATCGTGAACGTGCGCAGCGAGGTGCCCGACCTGAAGGCCGCCGGCGCCATCGATGCCCTGTTCGAGCGCCTGCCCAAGATGGACCATTTCCACAACTGGAATGGCCTGGACGAGGTGCTGGCGGTGGTGCGCAAGGAACTGATCGAGGACCCGGACCCCACCTATCCCCTGTTCTTCGTCAAGCTGATGCAGGTCTATGCCCGGATGCGCGGCAAGGTCCGGTTCGGCGACAAGACGCCCTGGAATGTCCGCCATCTCGACCAGATCCTGACCATGTTCCCGGATGCCCGGATCATCCATCTGGTGCGCGATCCCCGCGCGAACGTCGCATCCAGGGTCGAGCTGCCGCGCACCTCGAAGGACGTCGTGACGGCGGCGGTGAAGTGGCGGATCGACGTCGAGGCGGCGCACCGCTTCGCCAGGAGCGACAAGGCTCACGCCGAGAACTATCTGGAGTTGCGCTACGAGGACCTGGTCACCGATCCGGAGCCCTGGGTGCGCAAGGTCTGCAAGGTCGTGGGAGAGGACTACGACCCGGCCATGCTGAACTACCACCAGACCCGGGACGTGATGTTCAAGGACCAGCCCTACAAGGAAGGGGTGTTCATGCCGGTCAACACGGCGTCCATCGACGCCTACCGGAAGCGGCTGAAGCCTGCCCAGATCCGGCTGATCGAAGCGATGACCCGCAGCTCGATGAAGCGGCTGGGCTATCAGGCACTGCCAGGTTCGGAAGGCGGCTATCCGGGCATGCCGCTGCAGCTTGCCCGGGAGGTGGTGGCGTGGCGCCGCTTCAAAACCGAGGAGCGCCAGCGGATCGCGGCCGAGCCCAACGTGCGCTTCCGCAGCGGCAACACCAGCCTCTACGGCCAGCTTCTCCGTCAGGCGCTGGGTCGCGGCTCCAAGGGCTAA
- a CDS encoding glycosyltransferase family 4 protein has product MPAGHRELEKLLELLDPRELPRLMRSTYYRDYFERAAAALVPLRPDVVHVMTSAQAGQVLRRVLPDARLVLHLHDDMLTRLPGKATAGHLEPFDAVVTCSDWLGQALRTHVPSLAGRIHGVGNGIDGIDDTGSSSPEVALPVRKLLMVGRISPEKGPHILLEAFRQLASRYPDLRVDIVGPLGLLPHCHARLMAKGVPAMAAAVRQFYGGRIGALRSQFFQPAKSLERRLMAELPETLHSRVRFLGAQPHDQMLAAYRDADVLVQPSVCREGFGLPVAEAMAAGLPVVAAGHGGLLDLVEHGRTGLLVPPGDAAALAGAIVTLAEHPDRARAFGLAGRERAARRFTWEVAARRLADVYADLIPMALPSATARAVA; this is encoded by the coding sequence GTGCCGGCCGGTCATCGCGAGCTCGAGAAACTCCTGGAACTGCTCGACCCACGCGAACTGCCGCGATTGATGCGGTCGACCTATTACCGGGACTATTTCGAACGGGCTGCGGCGGCGCTGGTGCCGCTGCGACCGGACGTGGTTCATGTGATGACGTCGGCCCAGGCCGGCCAGGTGCTCCGGCGGGTGCTTCCCGACGCCCGGCTCGTGCTGCACCTTCACGACGACATGCTGACCAGGCTACCTGGCAAGGCGACCGCTGGCCATCTGGAGCCTTTCGATGCGGTGGTGACCTGCAGCGACTGGCTGGGTCAGGCGTTACGCACCCATGTTCCTTCTCTTGCCGGCCGGATCCACGGCGTCGGCAACGGCATTGATGGTATCGACGATACGGGATCTTCCAGCCCGGAGGTTGCGCTCCCGGTGCGCAAGCTCCTGATGGTGGGCCGGATCTCGCCTGAAAAGGGACCGCACATCCTCCTGGAGGCATTCCGCCAGCTGGCCTCGCGCTACCCGGACCTGCGGGTCGACATTGTCGGGCCCTTGGGGCTCCTGCCGCACTGCCATGCTCGACTGATGGCGAAGGGCGTGCCGGCGATGGCCGCGGCGGTCAGGCAATTCTACGGTGGCCGGATCGGGGCCTTGCGGTCGCAGTTCTTCCAGCCGGCGAAGTCGCTTGAGCGCCGCCTGATGGCGGAACTGCCGGAGACTCTGCACAGTCGCGTGCGCTTTCTCGGCGCGCAGCCGCATGATCAAATGCTGGCGGCCTATCGGGACGCCGACGTCCTGGTGCAACCCTCCGTCTGCCGGGAAGGGTTCGGCCTGCCGGTTGCCGAGGCGATGGCGGCCGGGCTTCCGGTGGTCGCGGCCGGCCATGGCGGACTTCTCGACCTGGTCGAGCATGGCCGAACCGGCCTCCTGGTGCCGCCTGGAGACGCTGCCGCCCTCGCCGGCGCCATCGTAACGCTGGCCGAGCACCCAGACCGCGCACGTGCGTTCGGTCTGGCCGGCCGCGAGCGGGCAGCAAGGCGCTTCACCTGGGAAGTTGCCGCACGTCGGCTCGCGGACGTCTATGCCGACCTGATCCCGATGGCGCTGCCCTCGGCGACAGCGCGGGCGGTTGCCTGA
- a CDS encoding GntR family transcriptional regulator, with protein MRQTMPVLAKPPQADPPAARPSAGRRPSAAVAIHGFLQDEIITLTRPPGAPVNERAIASHFGVSRTPVREALLQLASEGLIELVPQVGTFVARIPVDQLPEAVLVRQALEEATARLAAQRARPPHIAAMHAAIGRQRQAVERGDSEGFHVADEELHAYIAEASGFPRIWRLVRQAKVQLDRYRRATHPQAGRFAKVIDQHLGIVAAIEQGESALATERMREHISALSSDLAAIRSLHPEWFTELPEEAEP; from the coding sequence GTGCGGCAGACCATGCCCGTCCTGGCCAAGCCACCCCAAGCCGATCCCCCGGCGGCCCGTCCGTCGGCCGGGCGCCGTCCCAGTGCCGCCGTGGCCATTCATGGCTTCCTGCAGGACGAGATCATCACGCTCACGCGCCCTCCTGGAGCACCGGTCAACGAACGTGCCATCGCCAGCCATTTCGGGGTGAGCCGGACGCCGGTGCGGGAAGCCCTGCTGCAGCTCGCCAGCGAAGGCCTGATCGAGCTGGTGCCGCAGGTCGGCACCTTCGTCGCGCGGATCCCGGTGGACCAGTTGCCGGAGGCGGTGCTGGTGCGACAGGCGCTGGAGGAAGCGACAGCGCGGCTGGCCGCGCAGCGGGCCCGCCCCCCCCACATAGCCGCGATGCATGCTGCCATCGGGCGGCAGCGCCAGGCTGTGGAACGAGGAGATTCGGAGGGATTCCATGTCGCCGACGAGGAATTGCATGCGTACATCGCCGAAGCGTCCGGGTTTCCCAGGATCTGGCGGCTGGTGCGCCAGGCGAAGGTCCAGCTCGACCGCTATCGGCGGGCCACCCATCCGCAGGCTGGTCGCTTCGCCAAGGTGATCGATCAGCATCTGGGAATTGTTGCCGCAATCGAGCAGGGCGAATCCGCGCTCGCCACCGAAAGGATGCGGGAACACATCTCAGCCCTGAGTTCCGACCTGGCGGCAATTCGTTCGCTTCATCCCGAATGGTTCACCGAACTTCCCGAAGAGGCAGAACCTTGA
- a CDS encoding flippase produces MAHDLATPPVEPEAPPPDHRSTVRALTFNMVAIVVGKVVAVVIGLLSIALITRALGPDGYGAYRTILTFVSFVSIGSDLGLQLVVLRELGRPGRDHGRLMGAAMLLRVLISAAVMTTGALISLLMPYDAEIVQGVLVAAPYYVVFQSAMMLQSVFQRHLRQGLQAIAETVGGLVMLALVWVALQAEAGVVPMVGAMLVGGIVQLIVAWPMARRLQPFRLHADMEIWREMVRTGLPIAGSRVILSAILRGDILLLSLLATDMAVGLYGVPSKMFEILVTLAVLFNGMLMPMLVGSLAKKDLSSANLTAGHALTAMLVFGGGVIAVFAAFPAEVLTLVAGSEFSAAAPALTLVGVAIASNAVAQVYRHILTAMDRQKQAFTMDCIGLAVALVAYFTLIPLYSYLGAAIGTAVTETVLCIGLMVAVLRAGLRPPVVAAFVKTVLVSAASTAAMLGLAQTGLAWPIAMVVGGLVFFGLVAATGLAPPAYLSAILKRKKRKPA; encoded by the coding sequence TTGGCTCATGACCTCGCCACGCCTCCCGTCGAGCCGGAGGCGCCTCCGCCCGACCACCGCAGCACGGTCAGGGCGCTGACCTTCAACATGGTGGCCATCGTGGTCGGCAAGGTCGTCGCGGTGGTCATCGGCCTGCTCAGCATCGCGCTGATCACGCGGGCGCTGGGACCGGATGGCTATGGCGCCTACCGTACCATCCTGACGTTCGTGTCCTTCGTCAGCATCGGCTCGGATCTCGGGCTGCAGCTAGTGGTGCTGCGCGAGCTCGGCCGGCCAGGGCGGGACCATGGCCGGTTGATGGGAGCAGCCATGCTCCTGCGGGTGCTGATCTCGGCGGCCGTGATGACGACCGGTGCGCTGATCAGCCTGCTGATGCCCTACGACGCCGAGATCGTCCAAGGGGTCCTGGTCGCGGCGCCGTACTATGTCGTCTTCCAGTCGGCGATGATGCTCCAATCGGTGTTTCAGCGCCATCTGCGCCAGGGACTGCAGGCGATCGCCGAGACGGTCGGCGGCCTGGTCATGCTGGCGCTGGTGTGGGTGGCGCTTCAGGCCGAGGCAGGGGTGGTGCCGATGGTGGGGGCCATGCTGGTCGGCGGCATCGTTCAGCTGATCGTGGCCTGGCCGATGGCGCGTCGGCTGCAGCCGTTCCGGTTGCACGCCGACATGGAGATCTGGCGGGAGATGGTCCGGACGGGATTGCCGATCGCCGGCTCGCGCGTGATCCTGAGCGCCATCCTCCGCGGCGACATCCTCCTGCTCTCGCTGCTGGCGACCGACATGGCGGTCGGCCTCTACGGCGTCCCCAGCAAGATGTTCGAGATCCTGGTGACCCTTGCCGTGCTGTTCAACGGCATGCTGATGCCGATGCTGGTGGGCTCCCTGGCGAAGAAGGACCTGAGTTCGGCCAATCTCACGGCCGGCCATGCGCTGACCGCCATGCTGGTGTTCGGCGGCGGGGTAATCGCCGTGTTCGCCGCCTTCCCGGCCGAAGTGCTGACCCTGGTCGCCGGGTCGGAATTCAGTGCGGCCGCCCCGGCCCTTACTTTGGTCGGCGTGGCGATCGCTTCCAACGCGGTCGCGCAGGTATATCGGCACATCCTGACCGCGATGGACCGCCAGAAGCAGGCCTTCACCATGGACTGTATCGGCTTGGCGGTGGCGCTGGTCGCGTACTTCACCCTGATCCCGCTCTACTCCTACCTGGGAGCCGCGATCGGCACCGCCGTGACCGAGACCGTGCTCTGCATCGGCCTGATGGTGGCGGTGCTTCGCGCCGGCCTGCGCCCGCCGGTCGTCGCCGCGTTCGTCAAGACCGTGCTGGTGAGCGCCGCCAGCACAGCTGCGATGCTGGGCCTGGCGCAGACTGGCCTGGCCTGGCCGATCGCCATGGTCGTGGGCGGCCTGGTGTTCTTCGGGCTGGTGGCGGCGACGGGACTGGCGCCGCCCGCCTATCTCAGCGCCATCCTCAAGCGGAAGAAGCGCAAGCCGGCCTGA